The sequence TTAATGGTAATGTTTTGAAGGGAGACTGTAATTTACGCAATTTCATCTGGAATGGTTCAGAAATCTATGGTTTAGATTTTGAAGAATCCATAAACGGAGACCCCTGTGAAGATCTAGGAGAAATCTGTTTTTTTCTTCTAACCAACTCTCCCCCATTAACACCCCTTAGACTGGAAATGGTTGACTGGTTCTTGAAGTCATATGAAGAATCTTCAGAGACCAAAATTAGGAATATATCTGATTTTATAGCTAAAAGTGCTAGAAAAGCCTATAAAAGACGTCTGAAATTTAATAGGAGATAAATTATACAAAAAAAGGAAGAAAAATCTAATTAATTTAAATTGGATCGAAGGTCCCCTGAATCAACTGGTTATTCTTTGCCAATCATCACTTCAGTGGCTTTAATAATTGCCACCACTTCATCTCCAACTTTAATGTTTAGATCTTTCACAGATTCTTTGGTTATCACTGCTGTAATCTCTGCTGGAGCCTCTATTTTTATTTTTACATTGGCTGTGATTGGTCCTTCCTCAACTTTCTCTACTTTTCCTTTCAAACCGTTTCTAGCGCTTATTTTCATGATTTTACCCCACAAATTTTCTTTACTCATACTTTATTTTGTAAACACCAACAAATATAATTTATGATCTTTCTCTATAAATTATATTAAATTTCCCCATTATGGTGATTGATAACTAATTAACTACTTAAACAGAATTTGCCCACCCTATGAATCCTCTATAACCAAATATTATTAAAACTTGAACTATGAAATATAAGAAACAAGTTTTCGATATGGTTATATATACAGATCGATATACTAATTATTCAATCATTAGAGGAGATTAAAATGGAACGAAATACAAAAATAGCATTGCTAGCAGTTATAATTATTGCAATTGTAGCAATAGCCGGTCTTGTTTTCAGTGGATTTGGTCAGGAGCAAACCCTTAAGATTGCTACCACCACCAGCCTGGAAGACACCGGTTTATTGCCTGTTTTAGAAGCAGCTTTTGAAAAACAAAATCCCAATATTGATGTGCAGTTTATTGCAGCCGGTACTGGGCAGGCTCTTGAATATGGGAAAAAGGGTGATGTGGATCTGGTAATGGTTCACTCCAAAACCCAGGAACAGAAGTTCATAAATGAGAGTTACGGTACCCAGCGTTATGTGTTCGCCTACAATTACTTCTACATTGTAGGTCCAGCAAGTGACCCAGCCCAGATCAATGGAACCAATGCTACTGAAGCATTCTCCAAGATCAGCGCTGCTGGCGCAGCAAATCCTACCACGGTTCAATTCGTGTCCAGAGGAGATAATTCAGGAACCCATAACAGGGAAGTGCAGCTCTGGAACAAAACCGGTGCTGACTACAACACCACCATTCAGGGACAGAGTTGGTACATAGAATCTGGTAAAGGAATGGGAGACACCTTAAACCTGGCCAATGAAAAATCGGCCTACACATTATCCGATTCAGGTACCTATCTAGCATACAAAGGTAACATAACTTTGGTGCCATTCGTTACCCAGGGTAAAGACTTGCTGAACATCTATTCCATGATACCTGTGAACCCTGAGAAGTTCTCCAATGTGAACTACAACGCATCAATGAAGTGGGTAGACTTTGTGCTTTCAACAGAAGGTCAGACTATTGTCGGTGAGTATGGTAAAGAAAAGTACGGTCAACAGTTATTCATACCACTTGCAAATCAGGCCGAGCCAACGAAATAACCCTGTTGTAAAATAGTTAGTTTTTTATTTAGGGGAAATCTTAATCCCCTATATGATTCTTTTTTTGGTGGTTAAGTGAACGAGATCATAAATGCATTTTTCGAAGCCATGCACTTGCTGGTTACTTTGGACCCTGAAGTCATAGAAATAACCCTCAGAACACTCTACATCTCCATAACTTCCACGGTTATAGCTGCTGTAATTGCAGTTCCCGTAGGTGGATACATACACTTCAGAAAGTTTCGGGGAAAAAGAACCATTATAAATATTATACAGACTCTTTACAGCATGCCCACTGTTCTGGTAGGTCTGCTGGTTTTTCTGTTAATATCCAGTCAGGGACCGTTAGGCAATTTAGAACTTCTTTTTACACCGGGAGGGATGATAATTGGTCAGACGATACTTGTCCTCCCTATTATAACTGGTTTTACCATTTTGGCATTAAGTGGTGTTAAAGACGAAATAAGAGATTTGTCCCTATCCCTCGGTGCCAGTGAATTTCAGGCTATTCAAACCATTATGAGTGAAGCCAAATACGCCCTTCTGGGAGCTATTATCTTGGGATTTGGCCGGGCCATATCTGAGGTGGGAGTAGCAATGATGATAGGGGGAAATATCAGGGGTTACACCCGAGTTATAACCACCACCATGTCCCTGGAAACATCCAAAGGTAATGTAGAACTCTCCATAGCCCTGGGAATCATCTTACTCATGATTGCTCTAATAATAAATCTGGTGTTAAACTACGTCCAGGAGAAATAACATGAATCTGCTGGAAATTCAGAATTTATCAAAAAAATACGACGGAAAAAACGTCCTCCAAGATATTAACCTTTATTTAAAAAAAGGGACCACTTTAGGACTCATAGGTCCTACAGGATGCGGTAAAACCACCCTTCTACGTATTATTGATCTTATTGAAAAACCTTCATCTGGAAAAATTACCTTCAACAGCCGGGAAATTCCTAAAAATAAAAAGGATCAATTGGATATCAGAAGAAAGATGGGAATGGTCTATCAAAAACCCATCGTCTTTAAGGGAACTGTTTATGACAATATATGCTATGGATTAAAGATCAGAGGGGAAAACAAGGATTCATATCAGGATAAAATTCAATATCTTCTGGAATCACTTGGTCTGGGCGGTTATGAAAAAAGGGACGCATCCACTCTTTCCGGGGGTGAAACCCAGAGAATGGCCCTGGCCCGAGCCCTGGTCACTGACCCTGATCTTCTACTTTTAGATGAACCCACCGCCAACCTGGATCCCCAATCCACTGAGAAAATTGAGAATTTCATGAAAAAACTGCGTGATGAAAGGAAAACTACCGTCATCCTAGCCACCCATAATTTGATACAGGGTCAGCACCTTTCAGATGAAATCGCCATACTCAATAAGAAAATATTCCAGATTGGAAAGCCAGAAGAAGTTTTCAGGAAACCGAAAAGTAGATTTGTAGCTGAGTTTGTGGGAGTGAGGAATGTGAAGAAGGGAATCTCTCGCAGAGTAGAAGATAGCCTTACTCTGATCGATACTGGAACTATAAATGTTTATTCTTCATCAATGATGGAAGGAGATGTTTATATGAGCATAAGGCCAGAAGACATAACCATTTCCAGATCAAAAGTACAAACCAGTGCTCTTAACGAATTTAATGGTGAAATTAAAGAAATTAAGGATTCTGGAGGTATTTTAGATCTTAGAATTGATGTGGGAGAGGTTTTCTCGGTTTATATAACTCGAAAATCATTCACAGATATGCAACTGACCATAGGTTCTAGAGTCTGGTTAGAATTTAAGGCATCAGCAGTGAATGTTTTTAAGGTTTAAACTGCCAAAAATTATAGGAAATAACATAATTAAAGAAGAAATTAATTATTAGTTTAATGGGGATATGTGAGTTGAATTAGGAGAATAAAATAAGGAACTAAGAGTAAAATTAAGAAAGAACTGTTTAAAAGATAGGTAATTGGAGTTACTGTTAGTTTCTTTTAACCGCCCTTAGCTCTCCATCAACTTCTTCCACAAAAAGAATTGCCTTCTCATTTACTGGACATGGCTTGACTGATTTGGTTTCTTCATTCCAGATGGTCCCACTGGTCACCCTCCGACCATCTAGGGTGTAAATATCATCAATACCCGCATTTATCAAAGCCGAGACTGTTTGTGGTCCAATTAATTCTCTTATACTTCCAATCTGCAAAAACCGACCATCATTAGAGGTTAAAGCCAGACCCAATCCTGCCATTGAACCAATTACACCATCCTCTGTTCCCCCCAAGCCTTCCAAACGTATTTTAAGATTTTTAGCCAGGGTTCGAGCTTTTTCCTGGGTTAAAACCAGTTGCTGAGCGTCTTTTCCAAATGCGATTAGGGATGGTTTTATCTGCTCATGATTTGCCACCGATAACCCCGGGTCACTACCGTCTATGAAGTCATCGAGCATTTCTTCTCGTGCTATCTCGAAAATATCATCCAGGTGTTCATAACCATCCATGTTGATGTGGATAACTCCACAGCTGTTGTGGGAAGTGTAAGGGATGTCAGGGTGGACATATAACTGGTGCCTGGTAACTCCCCTTACCGGATAAGTTTTTGCCAGTTCTTCTGCAACTGCTCTGGCCAGTCTCCCGGTACCTCGTGAGTTGAGATTGTCGGTATCATCCATGCATACAAATATTGTCATTGTCTGAGGCTCCTTTAGGTTTACTAAGATTTATTTGTCTAAATTAAGGGATATTACCCTTAATTTGCATTATTAAATCAACCATTCGTGATTAATATCATCTTTCCGGTTTGGGGATCTCTATACACGTTTCCCAAATCTTCATATCCTGTGGTACCACTGGATCCTACAGTTGGGGTTTCGTTGAGCTCCTGACCCATTTCCAGTTGAACGCTTTTTTTTATTGCCTGAGAAAGTTCTGATCTCTCCTGGGTAGACATGTCACTGAACACCACACTCTGCAGACCCATGGACATTATACTGAATATTAAAAATCCCACTGCCAGTACCAGCATGCAGTCCACCATGTTCACTGCGTAGATCATGGGATCGATCTCTTCATCACTGGATAGTAATTCCTTCCTGCGTTTGCGCATTTTCTGCTTTATCATTTCAAAATCTCCAGGATGGTATCTGCCAGGGTTTCCAGATTGGATATTTCCTCCTCGTACCAGCGGCGCCTTATTTTGGATATAGTAAATGCTATGGCTGCGGCAGCCATACCCAGTACTGCAGCATCGAATGCTATTAAAAGGTGATTGGCCAGGCTTTGAATGTCTCCTTCACCCAGAGCAGTGAGTCCCGGGCCCAGTGGGATCAGAGTTCCCATTAACCCCACTGCAGGGGAGATTTTAGCGATAATATCGGTTCTTTCCAATCTTTTTGCCGATTTTATGCCCTCATCCTCTACCATTTTAAGGGCCAGTGACTCTCTGAATTCTGGACTTTGATTGGAACTTTCTACCAGAGTTATCAGAACTTCTTTATGAGTGAGTGGAAGTTGACCTGTTTTAATTATTTTAATTATCTCATCAGAGTTTCTGTGATTCTTTACTGACAAAAACTGGGTAATTAACTGTTTAACATCGTAGTTAAGTTTTCTTCGCCTGTAATACTCAGATAAAAGAATCCCTAGGTTAACCAGAGCATATATAAAGAATATTGCCAGAACTGCCATTACTGGTATCAAGAGACTCTGGGAAATGGCGTGCATTGAACTGTTGAACATATCATAAAAGGAAGTCACACTGGATCACCTGTTGTGTTACATGTATGTTATCACGGTACTGTTTTAATCTAATCTAGTTTATATGAAATTCACGTTTGTGGAAAATCAAGGTTTATTATTCTTTTCATTGTTTCCTTTTGTTTCCGTATAAGTATCCCAATAGGATCACGGCCACGAGCAAAAGTGCTGCTAGACCATAAAGCATGTCCTGTGGATCTGCTTCAGTTGGAGCAGTACTGTTGAATACTTCGTAAGCCTGTCCATTATTTCCCCCACCTCCACCTGTAAGGGCAGATAGGTCAAGACCAGTGCCAGTTCCATTACCTACCCCACTACCACTACCATTGCCTGTTCCGTCACCGGGACCATTTCCAGGGCCACCTGCAGATACTGGTGGATCCTCAGGAGGATCTTCTGGTTCGGATTCTGGTTCAATAGTTATGGTAGCACTTCTAGAATTGGGAACTTCCCCTGAGGCTATTAAATCCTCGCCTGTTCCTTCAAGCATTAGTGTCTGAAAACTTGTTGTGCCGGTTATAGATTCGCCTGCTGCTTCGGGGAGTACTTTGAGGGTTATGATCAGAGTCTTCAAGTGGCCCCTTTCATCATGCCTCATCCTATTTACATTCCATATCCCACTACCAGGATCATAATTTTGTAGTGTTTTATCAGGGACAACATGGGAGACGTATTGCATTCCTGATGGTATTGGGGCATAGACTTCCACCGGATACCAGCTGTCCAATCCTTCATTACTTGCAGTTACCGTCATGGTGACTGTATCCCCCACACTTGCCGTGGTTTGGTCGAACTCAATGGATAAGTATCCGCTAAACTGGGCGAATGCAAATCCCATACTCGATGATACAATAACAAGCAGGACCATTACTGAAATAATAGGTTTTATGAATCTCATCTTATTCCTTATTCCACACTGTTTTCTCTGGTATATCCTATTTTTAAGGTTTGAATCGTAAATCTTGAGTTTAAAACGGATTCATTAAATTTTGGTTCAGTTGATTATGGGAATGTTGGATACACTCCATGCTTTGACAGTTACTGTGGTTGGTAATGTTCCCTTATTTTTGTAGCTGGTTAGTATTCTACTGTAGAGATAAATTTGTGACTGGTAACTGATTTGCCCCAAGCCCATTAGACCATAGGGTGGTGCCTGGTAGTTCTCCGCCATGTACTGCGCAATTCTATTAGCGAAATCCACATAAGTACCAACAGTAAGCGCCCCAGCATTCAAACTTTCAGTGCTACTGGCAGGCAGCGAATAACTCCCCACAGTTAGAGTGGTATTTGTTGGTTTACCACTATTAAGAAGGTTAGTTGCACTGGTAGCCAAAAATAGGAACTGCGCCATGTTTATACTTTTTGTTCCTATAGTTACCGTGCCCGGCAAGGCCTTATTACTTTCAATCTGCGCTTTAACCGTACTCGCAGCATCCAACACCTGGGCAATAGTATAAGTTCCAGAAATAACCTCAGTAATAGGTATGTTACCAGCACTCCAAGACTTGACAGTTGCCATAGTTGGTAATAGGCCATTACTTGAATAACTGGATAGTACTCTGCTATAGAGATAAATTTGTGACTGATAACTGATTTGCCCCAAGCCAATCAAACCATAGGGTGGTGCCTGGTTGTTCTCTGCTATGTGATGCGCAATTCTGCTGGCGAAATCCGTGTAGGTATTTGTGGTCAGTGCTCCTGTTTTCAGGCTTTCGCTGCTAGTAGTGGGTAGTGAGTAACTTCCCACCGAAATGGTGGTTGATATGCTTTGACCGTTGTTGAGTGCTACAGTGGCAGAAGTTGCTAGGTATAGGAATTGTGCCATATTAACCACATGACCACCAACAGTCACCGTACTTGGTAAGGATTTGTTGGCCTCAATATAAGCTTTCACTATATTCGCAGCATTCACAATATCATTAACAGTAACCGAGACCACTACTGGTTCAATGATAGGAATATTACCCGAACTCCATGATTTCACAGTAACAACAGCAGGTAGCACACCATTAGCACCATAACTACTCAACACCCGACTGTAAAGATAAATCTGAGATTTATAGCCAATTTGTCCCAGTCCGATTAAACCATAAAGGGGAACTTCATTATTACTCTTAATGTGACCTGCAATGCGGTCAGCGAAATTAACATAATCCGCCAAGCTCATGGTACCAGTGTTTAAATTTTCATAACTACCACTTGGCAATGAATAGTCACCCAGAACCAGGGAAACACTGTTTGCACCACCATTAAAGGCAATTGTAGCTTTTGTGGCCAGATAGAGGAACTGTGCCATGTTCAAGCTCACCCCACCCACAGTCACCTTGGCTGGTAAAGATTTATTGGCCTCAATATAGGCCTTCACAGTATTTGCAGCGGCAACAATGTCATTTTTGGTTAAATTAAGGGGGATTATACTGTAAGTTTCAGTGTATATTGATCCCCAGTTGTTTGCTGAGTCTATTGCTGCGAATTTTAGGATGGTTGTATTGCTTATTGTAATCGGGTTGGTATATTTGATTTTGGTGCTGCTTGTTCTTGGGTCTGAGCCATCTGTAGTGTAGTATAGGGTTGTTCCTACATTGGAGGTGAGAGTGACTTTTTGAGTCATGTTATAAACTCCACCGCTGGGGGTGGCACTGGCAGTGAATGGTACTAGATATGCGTATCCCATACGAGAGTTGGCAGACATGTAACTGACATATGGAACTCCCAGGGAGTTGCAGGTGAGGGAAAGCCAATGTCCCGCACCATCGAGAGTGTTCACGTTGTTGATGATCCAGGTTGAACCTTCTTTGTAGGCGTATTTCAGGTTGCTGGTTAGAACATTTTGGTAGACTATTCTGGGATTACCAGCTGGATCCAGGATTAGTTTGCTGGCTAATGAGTCTAAATTATCCACTACTTCTATTATCCATTGTGTTTCACTATAGTATGCGTATTTCAAAGCCCCACCGTTGAGCTTTGCATTGTAGCTTATATGAGGAGCTCCCAGTGAATCTATTACCAGAGAACACCACACTCCCACATCCCCTGAGTCATCTACTGTTTCAATCTGCCAAATACCGGTTGGTGTTCTTTTGGCATATTTGAGGATACCCGTGGTTGAACTGAAATAGTCATAAAAGGCTATTCTGGGGTTTCCATTGGGGTTTAGTGCCAGGGAATTCCAGTGCCCACCAGTTGGGGTGGGTGTGACGTTTTCTATTACCCAGGTTGTGCCGTTGAGGTAGGTATATTTAAGTCTTTCTTCGGTGTTTTCGAAATAGCTTATTTGAGGTTTATCCTGGTATAAAACCAGGTTAACATATGAAACATCAATATTGGTTACTATATCAAAGAAATGCCATCCATTGGCATCTTTATAAGCGTATTTGAGTTTGTCTGGAGTGCTTTGACTGTAAGCGATGTGGGGGTTACCAGATGAATCCAGTACCAGTGATACATAGTATCCTGAACCGGATTTGGTTGATTCCAGGGTTTCAATATGCCAGGTGTTCCCGGTCCAGTAGGCATATTTTAGTTCAGGGTATTCAGTTGCAGAGTCTGCTTTCTGATAGTATACAATGTGAGGTTTACCTGATGCATCCACAGCAATTGAGTTATACATGCTGTTGGTGTCCAGGAGGGTGCTGACCCATGTTCCGCTTGCTCCTGGTTTGTCCAGTATGTAGGTCCTGGTGGTGATGTTTGAAAGGTGTCCTGCAGCGTCGACTGCGATGAATTTGAGAAGGGTGGTTCCCACCATGTTGATAGGTATGGTTCCGGTGTAGAGTGTGCTGCTGGTGGTGGGATCGACTCCGTTGAGTGTGTAATATATTTTTGGATGGAGATCCAGGTCATCAACTGCACTCAATTTCACAACCTGATCACTGTCATAGACGCCGTTAGGTAAATCAGCAGATGCCACTGGTGCTTTGACATCTATTAACTTATAGGTTTCAGTGTAAATTGGACTCCAGTTACCTGCAGCATCTAGGGCTGCGAACTTCAAAATAATGTTGCCCAGTCCATTTATAGTTATGGGACCCGTGTAACGGGTGCTGCTGGAGGTGGGCTTGGTTCCATCTTTAGTGTAATATATGGTGGCGTTGGGGTCCAGGTTGTCAGTGGAAGTTAGGGTTACACTTTGAGCTGTGTTAAATGTACCCCCAGTGGGGTTGGCCGTGGCTTTAGGGGCTGTCTTGTCAATAGTGTAATTAAGGGTAGTGATTGGGGAAATGTTTCCTGATGCGTCAACTGCAATGAATTTCAGGGTGGTTTTTCCTTCTTTAGAGATGATGATTGGTCCGGTGTAGAGTGTGCTGCTGGTGATGGGGTTATTTCCATTTAGAGTGTAGTATATTTTTGGGTTGGGATCAAGGTCATCGGTGGCAGTTAAATTTACTGATATACTGGTATTGTAGGCACCACTGGGTAAGTTAGCAGAGGCTGTTGGGACTACAATGTCACTGTCACTGGTGGTGATGGTCATGGTTTTTTCAGAACTGCCCACAGAATTAGTGACAGTTAACTTGACATTGTAGGTTCCAGGAGTATTGTAGGTCCAGTTTGGGT comes from Methanobacterium sp. and encodes:
- a CDS encoding ABC transporter substrate-binding protein, translated to MTIFVCMDDTDNLNSRGTGRLARAVAEELAKTYPVRGVTRHQLYVHPDIPYTSHNSCGVIHINMDGYEHLDDIFEIAREEMLDDFIDGSDPGLSVANHEQIKPSLIAFGKDAQQLVLTQEKARTLAKNLKIRLEGLGGTEDGVIGSMAGLGLALTSNDGRFLQIGSIRELIGPQTVSALINAGIDDIYTLDGRRVTSGTIWNEETKSVKPCPVNEKAILFVEEVDGELRAVKRN
- a CDS encoding ABC transporter ATP-binding protein; the protein is MNLLEIQNLSKKYDGKNVLQDINLYLKKGTTLGLIGPTGCGKTTLLRIIDLIEKPSSGKITFNSREIPKNKKDQLDIRRKMGMVYQKPIVFKGTVYDNICYGLKIRGENKDSYQDKIQYLLESLGLGGYEKRDASTLSGGETQRMALARALVTDPDLLLLDEPTANLDPQSTEKIENFMKKLRDERKTTVILATHNLIQGQHLSDEIAILNKKIFQIGKPEEVFRKPKSRFVAEFVGVRNVKKGISRRVEDSLTLIDTGTINVYSSSMMEGDVYMSIRPEDITISRSKVQTSALNEFNGEIKEIKDSGGILDLRIDVGEVFSVYITRKSFTDMQLTIGSRVWLEFKASAVNVFKV
- a CDS encoding chitobiase/beta-hexosaminidase C-terminal domain-containing protein codes for the protein MGKNYVMFLAITCFMALIICGSATADQTVISSSMDQNLTVSNDDGARYNANENITGLNNTYNFFNSSSQSAQQGQNALHLSSNNSTDAGGVVFTNSSSGVFYMSDTGGRGWNDNGILMIAINGTIPDNFYVIITASGYQWAPLDYNLHPNPANMTYVIGTVNETFTKEDFLYGLQTWKPCPASNYPIYEGQDVYNLTNTFNIMFIDLWAGFIGPNTRSLYPDYAFIDNGMIKITYEFFNLPEGSLAAFGAYAYCQSSKQGEGVRWVNRVGGTGSSGYYVNGVVSTPESDFTANPTKGTVPLTVQFTDQSTGTKPLTYAWDFNGDGVVDSTEQNPNWTYNTPGTYNVKLTVTNSVGSSEKTMTITTSDSDIVVPTASANLPSGAYNTSISVNLTATDDLDPNPKIYYTLNGNNPITSSTLYTGPIIISKEGKTTLKFIAVDASGNISPITTLNYTIDKTAPKATANPTGGTFNTAQSVTLTSTDNLDPNATIYYTKDGTKPTSSSTRYTGPITINGLGNIILKFAALDAAGNWSPIYTETYKLIDVKAPVASADLPNGVYDSDQVVKLSAVDDLDLHPKIYYTLNGVDPTTSSTLYTGTIPINMVGTTLLKFIAVDAAGHLSNITTRTYILDKPGASGTWVSTLLDTNSMYNSIAVDASGKPHIVYYQKADSATEYPELKYAYWTGNTWHIETLESTKSGSGYYVSLVLDSSGNPHIAYSQSTPDKLKYAYKDANGWHFFDIVTNIDVSYVNLVLYQDKPQISYFENTEERLKYTYLNGTTWVIENVTPTPTGGHWNSLALNPNGNPRIAFYDYFSSTTGILKYAKRTPTGIWQIETVDDSGDVGVWCSLVIDSLGAPHISYNAKLNGGALKYAYYSETQWIIEVVDNLDSLASKLILDPAGNPRIVYQNVLTSNLKYAYKEGSTWIINNVNTLDGAGHWLSLTCNSLGVPYVSYMSANSRMGYAYLVPFTASATPSGGVYNMTQKVTLTSNVGTTLYYTTDGSDPRTSSTKIKYTNPITISNTTILKFAAIDSANNWGSIYTETYSIIPLNLTKNDIVAAANTVKAYIEANKSLPAKVTVGGVSLNMAQFLYLATKATIAFNGGANSVSLVLGDYSLPSGSYENLNTGTMSLADYVNFADRIAGHIKSNNEVPLYGLIGLGQIGYKSQIYLYSRVLSSYGANGVLPAVVTVKSWSSGNIPIIEPVVVSVTVNDIVNAANIVKAYIEANKSLPSTVTVGGHVVNMAQFLYLATSATVALNNGQSISTTISVGSYSLPTTSSESLKTGALTTNTYTDFASRIAHHIAENNQAPPYGLIGLGQISYQSQIYLYSRVLSSYSSNGLLPTMATVKSWSAGNIPITEVISGTYTIAQVLDAASTVKAQIESNKALPGTVTIGTKSINMAQFLFLATSATNLLNSGKPTNTTLTVGSYSLPASSTESLNAGALTVGTYVDFANRIAQYMAENYQAPPYGLMGLGQISYQSQIYLYSRILTSYKNKGTLPTTVTVKAWSVSNIPIIN
- a CDS encoding DUF2149 domain-containing protein yields the protein MIKQKMRKRRKELLSSDEEIDPMIYAVNMVDCMLVLAVGFLIFSIMSMGLQSVVFSDMSTQERSELSQAIKKSVQLEMGQELNETPTVGSSGTTGYEDLGNVYRDPQTGKMILITNG
- a CDS encoding TOBE domain-containing protein; this encodes MKISARNGLKGKVEKVEEGPITANVKIKIEAPAEITAVITKESVKDLNIKVGDEVVAIIKATEVMIGKE
- a CDS encoding ABC transporter permease, with product MNEIINAFFEAMHLLVTLDPEVIEITLRTLYISITSTVIAAVIAVPVGGYIHFRKFRGKRTIINIIQTLYSMPTVLVGLLVFLLISSQGPLGNLELLFTPGGMIIGQTILVLPIITGFTILALSGVKDEIRDLSLSLGASEFQAIQTIMSEAKYALLGAIILGFGRAISEVGVAMMIGGNIRGYTRVITTTMSLETSKGNVELSIALGIILLMIALIINLVLNYVQEK
- a CDS encoding substrate-binding domain-containing protein, producing MERNTKIALLAVIIIAIVAIAGLVFSGFGQEQTLKIATTTSLEDTGLLPVLEAAFEKQNPNIDVQFIAAGTGQALEYGKKGDVDLVMVHSKTQEQKFINESYGTQRYVFAYNYFYIVGPASDPAQINGTNATEAFSKISAAGAANPTTVQFVSRGDNSGTHNREVQLWNKTGADYNTTIQGQSWYIESGKGMGDTLNLANEKSAYTLSDSGTYLAYKGNITLVPFVTQGKDLLNIYSMIPVNPEKFSNVNYNASMKWVDFVLSTEGQTIVGEYGKEKYGQQLFIPLANQAEPTK
- a CDS encoding MotA/TolQ/ExbB proton channel family protein; translated protein: MTSFYDMFNSSMHAISQSLLIPVMAVLAIFFIYALVNLGILLSEYYRRRKLNYDVKQLITQFLSVKNHRNSDEIIKIIKTGQLPLTHKEVLITLVESSNQSPEFRESLALKMVEDEGIKSAKRLERTDIIAKISPAVGLMGTLIPLGPGLTALGEGDIQSLANHLLIAFDAAVLGMAAAAIAFTISKIRRRWYEEEISNLETLADTILEILK